DNA from Stutzerimonas decontaminans:
CTCGCGACCGCCGAGGCTGAAGCTGGCGTAGTCGAACGTTTCGAACAATGGCCGCAGCGCCTCGAAGCGTCGCTGCACATCGCCTTCAACCAGCGCAAAGAACTGCCAGGGCAATTCGACCTGTTCGACTTCGATGCCGGCGTGCTTGAGTTCCGGCTGCTTCGACAGCGGATCGACGCTGGCCAGGGTCAATACGTTGCTGCCCAGCCCCTTGAGAAAGCGATCGCCCCAGTGCATCGGCAGGAATGCCTGGCCGGCACGCAGGCTGTCGTCCTTCTGCACCGGGAGGATCAGGCTGCCGCGACGGCTTTTCACCGTCACCAGCTGACCGTCCAGCAGACGCCGGCGACGCATGTCCTCGGCGTTCATGCCAAGCAGTGCTTCCTCGACATGACCGAACAGCCGCGCCGCAGTGCCGGTGCGGCTCATGCCGTGCCACTGATCGCGCAGCCGGCCGGTATTGAGCGTCAGCGGATAGCGCGCCTCGCGCTTTTCCTTCGGCGCCTGATAATGCTCAGCGATAAAGCGCGCGCGGCCGTTGGCAGTGGGAAACACACCGTCGCCATACAGCCGCGCGGTGCCCTGTTCGCTGCCCGGCGGGAATGGCCACTGCTGCGGACCGAAGGTGTCGATCAGTGCATAGCTCAGGCCGCTGTAGTCCAGATCGCGGGCGGCAGTGAGCGGCTTGTACTCCTCGAACAGCGCTTCGGCATTCTCGAAGGCAAACAGGCTCGGCGCACCGGGGCGCAGGTAGCGTTCTAGGCGCCGGGCGAAATCGCAGGCGATCGCCCAGTCCGCACGGGCTTCGCCGGGCGCCGGTACGGCGCGGCGTACATGGCTGATACGGCGCTCGGAGTTGGTCACCGTGCCTTCCTTCTCGCCCCAGCTCGCGGCCGGCAGCAGAAGGTCGGCGTGGCGGCAGGTTTCGGTGGTGAAGAAGGCTTCCTGCACCACGACGAAGGGGCAGGCGGCCAGGGCCTCATGGACTTTCTGTTGGTCCGGCAGCGACTGAGCCGGATTGGTGCAGGCGATCCATAGCGTCTTGATCTTGCCGGCGCGCACGGCCTCGAACAGCTCGATGGCGGACAATCCAGGCTGTTTGGGCAGCTGCTCGACACCCCAATAGTTCGCCACTTCTGCGCGGTGTTCGGCATTGGTTGCGTCGCGGTGGCCGGGCAGCAGATTGGACAGGCTGCCGGTTTCGCGGCCGCCCATGGCGTTCGGTTGACCGGTGAGCGAGAAGGGACCGGCGCCCGGGCGGCCGATCTGCCCGGTGGCCAGGTGCAGGTTGATCAGCGCACTGTTCTTCGCACTGCCGGCAGTGGACTGATTCAGCCCCATGCACCATAGGGAGAGAAAAGCTGGAGCGCTTCCAATCAGCCGTGCACAGGTCTGCAGATCATCTACAGAAATGCCACAGAGTTCGGCGACCATC
Protein-coding regions in this window:
- a CDS encoding nitrate reductase, with the translated sequence MRMTTASTCCYCGVGCGVLIEHDGERILDVAGDPNHPANLGKLCSKGSTLHLTGDLDARALYPELRLGKSLARSRTDWDSALEHAASVFAETIREHGPDSVAFYVSGQLLTEDYYAFNKLARALIGTNNLDSNSRLCMSSAVVGYKRSLGADAPPCSYEDIEQADCLLIAGSNMAYAHPVLFRRLEEAKAKRPEMTIIVVDPRRTDTSELADLHLPILPGTDVALFHGLLHILMWEGWIDRRFIDAHTEGFDALKSLVRDYSPAMVAELCGISVDDLQTCARLIGSAPAFLSLWCMGLNQSTAGSAKNSALINLHLATGQIGRPGAGPFSLTGQPNAMGGRETGSLSNLLPGHRDATNAEHRAEVANYWGVEQLPKQPGLSAIELFEAVRAGKIKTLWIACTNPAQSLPDQQKVHEALAACPFVVVQEAFFTTETCRHADLLLPAASWGEKEGTVTNSERRISHVRRAVPAPGEARADWAIACDFARRLERYLRPGAPSLFAFENAEALFEEYKPLTAARDLDYSGLSYALIDTFGPQQWPFPPGSEQGTARLYGDGVFPTANGRARFIAEHYQAPKEKREARYPLTLNTGRLRDQWHGMSRTGTAARLFGHVEEALLGMNAEDMRRRRLLDGQLVTVKSRRGSLILPVQKDDSLRAGQAFLPMHWGDRFLKGLGSNVLTLASVDPLSKQPELKHAGIEVEQVELPWQFFALVEGDVQRRFEALRPLFETFDYASFSLGGRERSALLIRGARDAAPTAVELDAIDRLLGLDEGPVLAYDDPRRAVGKRVRIEDGRIVALRLAGETAARQWLRGLWASGSADAELRRWLLAPLSAPPGGATINTDRTLCNCMNVSQSKVRAGIERGLDLEGLKQELGCGTNCGSCVPEIKRLLASQPERALS